Below is a genomic region from Sulfitobacter sp. OXR-159.
GGTATGAAGTTGATACTTCTCGCCCCCAGATCATTCCTCCAGCGTAGTTCTCTTCAATATATGGCGTCACGTTGTCGTATGTCATCATATCGCCGATGCCGACTATCTCAGAAACACCCACAATTACAAAACACTGATGGTCCTCAGTGGAGATCGGATTAGATCGATTTGCGTAAGCGAATAAGAGGTTCGCGCCTATGTCCTTGGCAACATCATCAAAGTAGCGTTCCACTTCAGCCCGGCGCTTCGTATTGTCCAACTTGCCATCGGTTCTTATGCTCTCGTCATACATAGCGTCAAAAAACCATGCGCAAACGGTCGCTGGAGGAAGACTCCAAGTCCTGCGATCAGCACCGTCTCGGAAAAAGTCGGGTGGGTCCGAGGCCGCCGGTGCATTGTCCGCGCCGAAAGCATTGTAGCTATAGTTGCAGGGGGGAACATAGTCTCCGAGTTCATTTCCACTCAGGCCTGCTAGTTCTTTTTCTTTAGGCAAATCACGTGTTAAGGCTATCAGATCGCCAGGATAACTCTTGCAACCGATGCAGTAGGCATTTTCCCCCGGTTTCTTACAAATTGCGCCGTTCCAGCCATCATCGTGCCAAGCAATACGTGAGGTCATGTGAGTGGTCATAAGGTCAATTCGCTTCTTCCATTGTATGTCTCGTTCTAGGGTGGCTTCTCAAACAGGGCTTTCGACTACCGTGTTATAAAGCCCGTAGCGCGCCAGTCCCCGATGTGCTGAAATCCCAGTGTATGACAGCGACGCATCCTCATATCTGCGGAACGCAAATACCGCCTGATTCATGTGCTCCGTGTTAAAGACCTTCAATCTAACCAGAAGATGAAAATCAGCCACCGTCAAACCAGTTACGCTTAGAAATAATTTGGGTTCCAACTTTGTAATGACGTTCTGCAATGTGTTTTCACGAAAGTCAGTCAGATACATGAATGCTGGAATCCGGGTTGCGAATTTGACCAGCTTTTCTTGAACTAGTTTACGTTTCGATTTGTAGTCACGTTCTTCGGCTGACAGCTCTTTCTTTTCTTTCGCCGTCAGGCCAGAGGCTGCGGCCTTACCCTTAAGCTCCTTGACCTTCTCGCTCTTGTTGATGATCGTCTCGATCACGTTGTCACCAAGGGCGCGCCAGCCTTCGATGCGCTCAACGGCGGCCAAGGCTTCGGGGTTGTTCATAATCTTGCGCAGGGTGTCATTGTCGACGTTGACCAGCAGCGCGCTTTCCCATTTTCGGGCCAGAAGAGTCGCGGATGTGCCTGCCATGGCGATATCCAAAATGCCGCCCGCGTCGATCTGGGTCATGTTGGCGCCGTCGAAGGCCAGCACGGGCAGAAAGGATACCAGATCCCTGACTGCGTTCTCGGGATTGGCCTCGTTCGGGGACAGGCCGATGGCGTATTCCGACAGTTGGCGCAGGGCGCGCGTTGGGGCGAAGTCGAAAACAAAACAGGCCGGTTTCAGGATATCTTCGCGGTTCGGCTCATCGCCTTCGGGGTTCTTGAGCGTCCACGGGGATTGCACCCGAAACGCCGCCTGAAAATACGTCTCGGGCGATTTCAGGTTCCGCAGCATCAGGATAGAGGACCATTGCGGCACGGTCACGCCTGTCGTCAGTTTGCCGCAGGACAGGACAATGCTCTTGCTCTCGAACCCGCCGCCGATGGCCTTGCGTACCGGCGGGAGGGCGTCGAGCCCGATTCCGGCGGAGGTGCCTGCGGCAACAACGATCTTATATTCATGCCAGAAGGTGTTTTGCCGCTCGGCCAGTAGATGCGCCATCGCATGACAGGCGGCGACGTTGGGCAGAAACCAGAAGGCGTGTTGTAGATAGGGAAGAAGGCGCACATCAGAATAGGGAAAGGGTGGTCTTGTTCCTGATTTGAGCGCATCGACCGCCGTGACCGCATATCGGCCGCGAATAATATCCAACCATTGCTGGACCGCATGCTTGTGCTTGAACGCGGCGTCCTCACCCTTCCCCTCAGCGGCGAAAAATTCGTTCAAATCGAATTCATCGAACTCGCCCGAACTGGCAATTGCCAGAAGCTCGTCCGGCATCTGGTAGGTCAGCAGACGCATTTGCGGCAATGCGCCGTAGGGGTTCCACGCATCGGGGTGGGCGGCGGCAAACTGCGCCTTGGCGCGTTGTTCGTCCGTGTAGGTCCAGTTGAAAATCTGCTCCTCGATGAACTCCCCTGTGGACAGCGCCTTGAACGGCGTGCCGGAAAGGTAGAGATAGGCGCGCGTTTTAATCGGCAGGAATTCAGCCTCGGCATTCGACAAAACGCCGATATCTTCGTTCACCACCTCCAGACCTGCACCATATTCCGTCTTGGCCGCCGTTTTGGAGACAGCTTCATCCTCGCCCTCGAACAGCTCCTTGGCCGTGTCGCGCCAT
It encodes:
- a CDS encoding DEAD/DEAH box helicase family protein, translating into MNKPIEDILPPKPEARPRIYAYTIEDAAHEGLLKVGQTARGVKTRVEQQLKTAAIKNYRIVLDERAEREDGTTFSDHEVRAALVKKGFENTELEWMRCTTADVQTVLTELRTGQKRGGMHYQTFAMRDEQAAAVRQTHAYYLSRWSEDETAVPRFLWNAKMRFGKTFTSYQLAKELGAKRVLVVTFKPAVEDAWQNDLESHVDFDGWQYLSKASGGDPTQIDRDKPVVYFGSFQDLLGHGPHGTIKPKNEWIHKENWDLVVFDEYHFGAWRDTAKELFEGEDEAVSKTAAKTEYGAGLEVVNEDIGVLSNAEAEFLPIKTRAYLYLSGTPFKALSTGEFIEEQIFNWTYTDEQRAKAQFAAAHPDAWNPYGALPQMRLLTYQMPDELLAIASSGEFDEFDLNEFFAAEGKGEDAAFKHKHAVQQWLDIIRGRYAVTAVDALKSGTRPPFPYSDVRLLPYLQHAFWFLPNVAACHAMAHLLAERQNTFWHEYKIVVAAGTSAGIGLDALPPVRKAIGGGFESKSIVLSCGKLTTGVTVPQWSSILMLRNLKSPETYFQAAFRVQSPWTLKNPEGDEPNREDILKPACFVFDFAPTRALRQLSEYAIGLSPNEANPENAVRDLVSFLPVLAFDGANMTQIDAGGILDIAMAGTSATLLARKWESALLVNVDNDTLRKIMNNPEALAAVERIEGWRALGDNVIETIINKSEKVKELKGKAAASGLTAKEKKELSAEERDYKSKRKLVQEKLVKFATRIPAFMYLTDFRENTLQNVITKLEPKLFLSVTGLTVADFHLLVRLKVFNTEHMNQAVFAFRRYEDASLSYTGISAHRGLARYGLYNTVVESPV